The Nitrospira sp. genome has a window encoding:
- a CDS encoding phosphotransferase gives MPMLSKPALERYLRARFGSTLRLLSYGVIGKESSKGEQKRYGYGTPVKLTFKVGTRIQSAVLETMKPGPFGHEHMADRAQAILWDYDSYGRLPRHVKALDVGAFDAKQRLFSLADARELFVLNQWTEGTSYHADLRRLAKGGSLQALDRQRVVALARYLAHIHSKRRRDGNLYKRRLRELIGHGECIMGLTDSYPQRCGFITEDLLRTVEEACNRWRWRLRDRASRLAQVHGDFHPYNVLFRTGTDFAVLDRSRGEWGEPADDVTAMTINYLLSSLISWGKLTGPFEVLFRLFWDTYVEASRDKEVTETAAPFFAFRGLVVASPLWYPKLSMDIRRRLFRFIENVLDSPRFEPTRVNEYCGG, from the coding sequence ATGCCGATGTTAAGTAAGCCGGCCTTGGAACGCTATCTACGAGCTCGCTTCGGCTCGACGCTGAGGCTGTTGTCCTACGGGGTCATCGGGAAAGAGAGTTCCAAAGGAGAGCAAAAACGCTATGGATACGGCACGCCGGTCAAATTGACGTTCAAAGTCGGAACCAGGATTCAGTCTGCTGTCTTGGAAACAATGAAGCCCGGCCCCTTCGGCCATGAACATATGGCGGATCGTGCCCAAGCCATACTGTGGGATTATGATTCGTACGGCCGCCTGCCGCGTCATGTGAAGGCTCTCGATGTCGGCGCATTTGACGCCAAGCAGAGACTCTTTTCTCTCGCGGACGCGCGTGAACTCTTTGTGCTGAATCAATGGACGGAGGGAACGAGTTATCATGCGGATCTTCGCCGACTGGCAAAAGGCGGGAGTCTGCAAGCGTTGGATCGACAACGCGTAGTCGCGCTGGCGCGCTATCTCGCGCATATCCACTCGAAGAGGCGGCGTGATGGAAATCTGTACAAGCGTCGGTTGCGTGAGTTGATCGGTCATGGTGAATGCATTATGGGTTTGACCGACAGCTATCCCCAACGCTGCGGTTTTATCACCGAGGATCTGTTGCGAACCGTAGAAGAAGCCTGCAATCGATGGCGATGGCGGCTCCGTGATAGGGCGAGTCGGTTGGCTCAAGTTCATGGAGATTTCCATCCGTATAATGTGTTGTTCCGGACGGGGACGGATTTTGCGGTTCTGGATCGGTCGCGAGGCGAATGGGGAGAACCGGCTGACGACGTCACTGCAATGACGATCAATTACTTGCTCAGCTCTCTCATCAGCTGGGGGAAGCTCACAGGTCCATTCGAGGTGCTGTTCCGATTATTCTGGGACACCTATGTAGAGGCCAGCCGTGATAAGGAAGTCACGGAGACGGCAGCGCCCTTCTTCGCGTTTCGCGGGTTGGTGGTGGCCAGCCCGCTTTGGTACCCCAAGCTGTCGATGGATATCCGGCGCCGTCTTTTTCGCTTCATCGAAAACGTGCTTGATTCACCGCGCTTTGAACCGACCCGAGTCAATGAGTATTGTGGAGGGTAG
- a CDS encoding adenylyl-sulfate kinase, whose protein sequence is MRVDVTSNAFAIWLTGLPASGKSTIARELTSQLETLDYRVDVLESDAVRHVLTPHPTYSQAERELFYRALAFMGAKLVSHGIAVIFDATANRRTYRDFARSLIQRFVEVAVECPLELAMQRDYKGTYLRGQRGESSTVPGLQDPYESPLSPELRLDTTRISAKEAARKVVDLVTKKRIVSRE, encoded by the coding sequence ATGAGGGTTGACGTCACATCAAACGCCTTCGCCATCTGGCTCACTGGCTTGCCTGCGTCTGGGAAAAGCACCATCGCCCGTGAACTCACCTCCCAACTCGAAACATTGGACTATAGGGTAGACGTCTTGGAGTCGGATGCGGTACGACACGTCCTGACTCCTCATCCGACCTATAGTCAGGCTGAAAGGGAGCTTTTCTACCGTGCCTTGGCATTTATGGGAGCGAAGTTGGTCTCCCATGGCATCGCCGTCATCTTCGATGCAACAGCCAACCGACGAACCTATCGTGATTTTGCCAGAAGCCTTATCCAGAGGTTCGTCGAGGTGGCGGTGGAATGTCCGTTGGAACTAGCGATGCAGCGAGACTACAAAGGGACCTATCTTCGAGGCCAACGGGGTGAATCGTCGACGGTTCCTGGGTTACAAGACCCCTATGAGTCGCCGTTGAGTCCAGAACTCAGGTTGGATACGACCAGAATTTCTGCGAAAGAGGCGGCCAGGAAGGTGGTTGACCTGGTCACGAAAAAGAGAATTGTTAGCCGTGAGTAG
- a CDS encoding PAS domain S-box protein, whose protein sequence is MSFLTTLRRNEFLASASRGHDADLTTTSPPPRVPLQLLLTTIVIFGLDWITPLGFAVYMLYVPLCLTCLWRRGWRFAFIMGGLCSALILIGFVGSPSGDLFVFSIPDRCIALLTLWASLWGGKLFAHRTFELERIQAILQQEARQRERAESKIRGLAAIVESSTDPIMNIKDGLLVAWNPAAERVFGYSAEEILGQSINLLVPAHRIGEVEATVAQALNGDLIQDLVTERKKKDGTLVPVSLTIFPVKTIEGQIIGCSAIVRDITERKKAEEILRQKQRELERYHARLQDLSTKLLKAQDQERQRIARELHDDMTQRLAALAVDVGSLEQMCRPKTALLPRLRAVQEAAGQLADDVHSFAYRLHPPQLEHIGLEAAIHDHIDEFRRRSGLSTQFKLRAVPQVIPIDIATCLYRVMQESLQNILKHAEASKIVVRLLGTCSGIGICIQDDGKGFAQEPAGVPGRGLGLPSLEERVRLSNGLFRIQTGPGCGTEVHAWIPLVATHSTRQRNEEKTGVGLSTHG, encoded by the coding sequence ATGAGCTTCCTTACCACGCTCCGCCGGAACGAGTTCTTGGCCTCTGCATCGCGCGGACACGATGCAGATCTCACGACTACTTCGCCACCCCCTCGTGTTCCGTTGCAACTGCTCCTCACGACCATTGTCATTTTTGGGCTCGACTGGATCACTCCGCTTGGCTTTGCCGTTTACATGCTCTATGTACCGCTCTGTCTGACCTGTCTCTGGCGGCGAGGATGGCGGTTTGCATTTATCATGGGCGGGCTGTGCTCCGCACTGATCCTCATCGGCTTCGTCGGTTCGCCGTCCGGAGACCTCTTCGTCTTTTCCATCCCGGATCGGTGTATTGCGCTGCTCACCCTCTGGGCAAGCCTGTGGGGCGGGAAACTCTTCGCCCATCGCACCTTTGAGCTGGAACGAATTCAAGCTATCTTGCAGCAAGAGGCTCGGCAACGGGAGCGGGCGGAATCGAAGATACGTGGCCTAGCCGCTATCGTCGAGTCGTCGACTGATCCGATCATGAACATCAAGGATGGCCTGTTGGTCGCGTGGAATCCAGCAGCCGAACGAGTGTTTGGGTACTCGGCTGAAGAAATTCTTGGGCAATCGATCAATCTGCTGGTCCCGGCCCACCGTATCGGGGAAGTCGAGGCGACCGTGGCACAGGCGTTGAACGGGGACCTGATTCAAGACCTTGTCACCGAACGAAAGAAAAAAGATGGGACCCTCGTTCCGGTGTCTCTGACGATCTTTCCGGTCAAGACGATCGAGGGGCAGATCATCGGATGCTCGGCCATTGTCCGAGACATCACGGAGCGGAAGAAGGCGGAGGAAATACTCCGACAGAAGCAGCGTGAATTGGAACGGTACCACGCTCGTTTGCAAGACCTCTCCACTAAACTGCTCAAGGCGCAGGATCAGGAGCGACAACGGATTGCTCGAGAACTCCACGACGATATGACCCAGCGACTGGCCGCCCTGGCGGTCGATGTGGGCTCGCTCGAACAGATGTGCCGTCCCAAAACGGCGTTGCTGCCGCGCCTACGCGCCGTGCAGGAAGCAGCCGGCCAGCTTGCCGACGACGTGCATAGCTTCGCGTACCGACTGCATCCTCCACAGCTCGAACATATAGGCTTGGAGGCTGCAATCCATGACCACATCGATGAGTTCCGTCGACGATCAGGACTCTCGACGCAATTCAAATTGCGAGCTGTTCCGCAGGTCATTCCGATCGATATCGCCACCTGTCTGTACCGCGTCATGCAGGAGTCTTTGCAGAACATCCTCAAACACGCCGAAGCCTCCAAGATTGTGGTGCGATTGCTCGGCACCTGTTCTGGAATCGGCATCTGCATCCAGGACGATGGGAAGGGATTTGCTCAAGAACCAGCTGGAGTGCCAGGCCGTGGGCTGGGGCTACCCAGTTTAGAAGAGCGAGTCCGTCTCTCGAACGGACTATTCCGTATCCAGACAGGTCCTGGATGCGGGACGGAAGTCCACGCCTGGATTCCGCTCGTAGCGACACACTCCACGCGACAACGTAACGAAGAAAAAACGGGCGTCGGTCTCTCTACTCACGGCTAA
- a CDS encoding outer membrane beta-barrel protein, whose product MPLAQQSETPNTSSVSSGAIFGASGTTFLSQFANPAILGSLYLTPQWPMTGYYPIFPGSLSQALPSDGVRVGPLRLHPHMGVAQMYTDNVFRTNSNRTSDFLTTLSPGIQARLPFGGLHSLLIDYRTNLQYYSRTSSNDVQDQTAVGAVKFDFPGGLKIDLQGEHRLGHDPRGSAVDNVNIQRLGVNKWTADGFSGHAEYVGAQSSVGLHVQTFRWQYLNNNQGPIRDRLMNRADLMFSRSVTDKLSLRAIVGAQQSLYDQNKNLDNVIYTFSGGGTWNVSEVTSGEILVGYQYVQFTRAQVDQPPPLNQFFRDKDTYSNLYAMGRLHWQATPLLKITLQLFRSVQQTVASGSLFYTATGVNLTAKHEVTERITATINFGYEHDNFQGVRDTASGSDRDEDLRNVAVGVNYQAVKWVGLGAQYIFEDRHSTLPQFTYQANTVMLFAQTLF is encoded by the coding sequence ATGCCATTGGCGCAGCAATCGGAGACACCCAACACGTCTTCTGTCAGTAGTGGGGCCATTTTCGGAGCATCGGGGACAACGTTTTTATCGCAATTCGCCAATCCCGCGATCCTCGGATCTCTCTACTTGACCCCGCAATGGCCCATGACGGGATACTATCCCATCTTCCCAGGAAGCCTGTCCCAGGCCCTCCCCAGTGATGGGGTGCGAGTGGGACCGCTTCGATTGCACCCCCACATGGGGGTCGCCCAGATGTACACCGATAATGTATTCAGGACCAACAGCAATAGAACCAGCGACTTTCTGACCACGTTGTCACCGGGTATCCAGGCCCGACTGCCGTTCGGAGGATTGCACTCCCTCCTCATCGATTATCGGACCAATCTTCAATACTATTCACGCACGTCGTCGAATGATGTGCAGGATCAGACTGCCGTCGGAGCGGTCAAGTTCGACTTCCCCGGCGGCCTCAAAATCGATCTTCAAGGCGAGCACAGGCTCGGACATGATCCCAGAGGGTCTGCCGTGGACAATGTGAATATACAACGTCTCGGAGTGAACAAATGGACCGCCGATGGTTTTTCGGGTCATGCCGAATATGTTGGGGCGCAGTCCAGCGTGGGACTGCATGTGCAGACGTTTCGCTGGCAGTACCTCAATAACAACCAGGGCCCTATTCGAGATCGACTGATGAATAGAGCCGACTTGATGTTCTCCCGTAGCGTAACGGACAAACTGTCTCTGCGGGCTATCGTTGGCGCCCAGCAATCGCTGTATGACCAGAACAAGAATCTGGACAATGTCATCTATACCTTCAGTGGAGGAGGGACATGGAATGTCAGTGAGGTGACGTCCGGAGAAATTCTAGTCGGGTATCAGTATGTGCAATTTACTCGTGCACAGGTCGATCAACCTCCTCCGCTGAACCAGTTTTTCAGAGACAAAGATACGTACTCGAACCTCTATGCCATGGGACGGCTTCATTGGCAGGCGACCCCGCTGTTAAAGATCACGTTACAATTGTTCAGGTCGGTCCAACAGACCGTTGCGAGCGGCTCGCTATTTTATACGGCGACCGGTGTCAATCTGACGGCGAAACATGAGGTGACCGAGCGCATCACGGCAACGATCAACTTCGGATACGAGCACGACAATTTTCAAGGTGTTCGAGATACAGCCAGCGGGTCTGACCGAGATGAGGACTTACGGAATGTTGCAGTCGGAGTGAATTACCAAGCGGTCAAATGGGTGGGGCTCGGCGCCCAATATATTTTTGAGGACCGACACTCGACTCTGCCTCAGTTTACCTACCAAGCAAACACCGTCATGCTGTTCGCACAAACGCTCTTTTAG
- a CDS encoding polysaccharide biosynthesis tyrosine autokinase, whose translation MTRDDGSRVLQSVDSDSRETVLTEYAAACRRRIWLIVAMMVGCAAAAAVWSFMQLPLYQAKATVVVEQVGSRGFEYDRDYRQSDLSPEYFQTQFELMKSHYVFQRTAELLHISEQSEYQRKPSILSSMIGDLSSMVGDRLPASMTNVIEPEGSADKDVPGEGDERLLKRFAEAIEIVPIRGARLAHVIATSGDPEFAARIANTLASTYIERTQELNALSKEKAAEWYTTHLDELRKKAETSQQALYQFRVKHGLMGGREQQTARAHTNTELDSELVRAEMKQAEAKSRLEQIESVLRNRTDPDGVDTIDWSSLDASTEVLSSTLIQTLRGQEIRVSGQVAELEETYGPLHPKLIHTKAEMQDLRERIEQEVQKIFDSVKQEYDAARGRVRVIKAAASRHRQEKIKLEQYEVDYGILEREAESTQHLYDIFLKQTKEADLSAGLRSANVYLADPAVPNTIPVKPKKQLNIVLGLLVGLMTGVGLALFLEGQDRTLRGPDDLGRYLPKVSLLGVMPLLPKTKTGEGVPLLTGQSSGAAAEHVRIIRTSVLLSRPDELPSCVLITSAGEGEGKTTLSVNLAIALAQLENTRVVLIDADLRKPANRYAHGIQREGIDTQGLTSFLAGRATLREIMYRTDLDNLSVIPRGERPSNPSELLHSKQLRQLLNRCREEGYYVILDAPPVLPVTDSVILASQVDGVLVVASAGQTTREACRSAIDQLTSAGGKILGIVLQKVPVPMSAYHSYKGEKSETNGMPW comes from the coding sequence ATGACTCGCGATGACGGCAGTCGCGTACTGCAATCAGTCGACAGCGATAGCCGCGAAACGGTCCTTACTGAATATGCTGCTGCCTGTCGGCGCCGTATCTGGTTGATTGTCGCGATGATGGTTGGATGTGCAGCGGCTGCGGCAGTCTGGTCATTCATGCAGTTACCGCTGTACCAGGCAAAAGCAACCGTGGTCGTCGAGCAAGTAGGGTCGAGAGGGTTTGAATACGATCGAGACTACCGCCAGAGCGATCTTTCCCCAGAATACTTTCAGACACAGTTTGAATTGATGAAGAGCCATTATGTGTTTCAACGGACGGCGGAGCTCCTTCATATATCCGAACAGTCGGAATACCAACGCAAGCCATCGATCCTATCGTCAATGATAGGCGATCTATCGTCGATGGTGGGTGATAGGCTGCCTGCGTCTATGACGAATGTGATAGAGCCGGAAGGGAGCGCCGATAAAGACGTTCCAGGAGAAGGTGATGAGCGATTGTTGAAGCGGTTTGCTGAGGCGATTGAAATCGTGCCGATTCGAGGTGCGCGACTGGCACATGTGATCGCCACTTCTGGCGACCCGGAATTTGCTGCTCGTATCGCCAACACGCTGGCGTCGACCTACATTGAACGCACTCAGGAGTTGAACGCCCTCTCGAAGGAAAAGGCTGCTGAGTGGTATACCACGCATCTCGACGAGCTGCGCAAGAAGGCCGAGACTTCTCAACAGGCGTTGTACCAGTTTCGTGTGAAGCATGGGTTGATGGGAGGGCGTGAGCAGCAAACAGCGAGGGCCCACACGAACACAGAGCTGGACTCGGAACTTGTCAGAGCCGAAATGAAGCAGGCTGAGGCGAAATCTCGTCTGGAACAAATTGAATCGGTGTTGCGCAACCGGACCGACCCGGATGGAGTCGACACGATCGACTGGTCGAGCTTGGATGCTTCGACCGAAGTGCTGAGTTCGACGCTGATTCAAACGTTGAGGGGGCAGGAAATTAGAGTCTCAGGTCAGGTCGCCGAGTTGGAAGAAACGTATGGTCCGCTTCACCCCAAGCTCATTCACACAAAGGCAGAGATGCAGGATCTTCGTGAACGAATCGAGCAGGAGGTGCAAAAGATATTCGACTCGGTGAAACAGGAATATGATGCGGCACGTGGACGAGTACGCGTGATCAAGGCGGCGGCGAGTCGCCATCGGCAAGAGAAAATCAAGCTCGAACAGTATGAAGTCGACTATGGAATCCTCGAACGAGAGGCCGAAAGCACACAGCATCTCTACGACATTTTTCTGAAACAGACGAAAGAGGCCGACCTTTCGGCGGGATTGCGTAGTGCCAACGTCTATCTCGCTGATCCGGCAGTTCCGAACACCATTCCCGTAAAGCCAAAGAAACAGTTAAATATCGTCTTGGGACTTCTCGTCGGGCTCATGACGGGGGTTGGACTGGCTCTTTTCTTGGAAGGCCAGGACCGGACCTTGAGAGGACCCGATGATTTAGGACGGTATCTGCCGAAGGTCTCCCTCCTCGGTGTGATGCCGCTCCTGCCGAAAACCAAAACGGGAGAAGGCGTCCCCCTCCTCACAGGCCAATCCTCAGGCGCTGCGGCTGAACACGTTCGGATTATCAGGACCAGCGTCTTGCTGTCGAGACCCGATGAATTGCCGTCCTGTGTTCTGATCACCAGTGCGGGAGAAGGCGAAGGGAAGACGACGCTCTCGGTGAATCTCGCGATCGCGCTGGCCCAGCTGGAAAATACGCGTGTCGTACTGATCGATGCGGATTTGCGAAAACCAGCTAACCGATACGCTCATGGAATTCAGCGCGAAGGTATTGATACACAAGGACTCACAAGTTTTCTGGCTGGAAGAGCCACGCTGAGGGAGATTATGTATCGGACCGATCTGGACAACCTTTCGGTTATTCCTCGCGGGGAGCGTCCATCAAATCCGTCGGAACTGCTTCACTCGAAACAGTTGAGACAGCTCCTGAATCGATGTCGAGAGGAAGGGTATTATGTGATTCTGGATGCTCCCCCGGTGCTCCCCGTGACCGACTCTGTGATCCTCGCCTCGCAGGTCGATGGTGTGCTGGTGGTGGCCAGTGCGGGGCAGACCACCCGTGAAGCCTGTCGATCGGCGATCGACCAGCTGACGAGTGCAGGAGGGAAAATTCTGGGCATTGTTCTGCAAAAAGTCCCAGTCCCCATGAGTGCGTACCACTCCTATAAGGGTGAGAAGTCCGAAACGAACGGCATGCCCTGGTAA
- a CDS encoding polysaccharide biosynthesis C-terminal domain-containing protein, translated as MHDVLQVGLQWWDTWKARSINRRILSALVTVGTLTVLAKIASAGKDLVVAYQFGAGDELDAFLMAFLIPSFAINLISGSLNAALIPTYIQVRKQEGIVSATDLYASVLTGSVVLLSVTSLILFAIGPFLLRMVAMEFSEEKFALTVSLFNTLLPCLLLIGLATTWGAILNAHEQFALAAIAPAIMACVTILTLLVFSHPVNIHTLAVGVVAGTVCHAALLGWGVGREGLRLRPGWTGVTPALKAVWHQYAPMLAGAALIGGTEVIGQIMAASLGSGSVSILSYGNKVPMLLLGVGSMAASTAILPYFSQMVAAHQWVEIRQTLLTYARLTAAITIPLTGVLVTFSEPLIEVLFQRGAFTAVHTHQAAWVQSLALLQLVPFALGILAVRLLSSLKANHILMWSSAISLVLSIVLNYVFMQLLGVAGIALATSLMYLVSMCFLYIMVFRQLRLESAGVSPYRAS; from the coding sequence ATGCATGACGTACTGCAAGTAGGTCTTCAATGGTGGGATACGTGGAAGGCGCGATCTATCAATCGGCGGATCTTGAGCGCGTTGGTGACTGTCGGTACCCTCACTGTCCTGGCCAAAATTGCCTCTGCCGGAAAAGATTTGGTGGTGGCCTACCAATTTGGGGCCGGCGATGAACTCGACGCGTTTCTCATGGCGTTTCTGATTCCATCATTTGCGATCAATCTGATCAGTGGCTCGCTCAATGCGGCGCTCATTCCTACCTATATTCAGGTACGAAAACAGGAAGGAATAGTGTCGGCCACGGATCTGTATGCGAGTGTTCTGACCGGCAGTGTCGTGCTCTTATCGGTGACGTCACTCATCTTGTTTGCCATAGGCCCGTTCTTGCTTCGGATGGTGGCCATGGAATTTTCTGAAGAGAAATTTGCGCTGACGGTGTCGTTATTCAACACCTTGTTACCCTGTCTCCTTCTCATCGGACTTGCCACCACCTGGGGGGCGATACTGAATGCGCACGAGCAATTTGCTCTTGCCGCCATCGCTCCTGCCATCATGGCATGTGTGACTATTCTGACCCTTTTGGTATTCTCTCACCCTGTGAATATTCATACGCTTGCTGTTGGCGTCGTTGCCGGCACCGTATGTCACGCTGCACTCCTCGGATGGGGGGTGGGTCGAGAAGGGCTCCGGCTTCGGCCCGGATGGACCGGTGTCACGCCAGCGTTGAAAGCGGTCTGGCATCAGTATGCTCCCATGCTTGCAGGGGCTGCCTTGATCGGCGGTACAGAAGTGATCGGACAAATCATGGCTGCGTCGTTGGGATCGGGGAGTGTGTCGATTCTGTCGTACGGCAACAAGGTGCCCATGCTGTTACTCGGGGTAGGGTCTATGGCTGCGAGCACGGCGATACTGCCGTATTTTTCACAGATGGTCGCTGCACATCAGTGGGTTGAGATACGACAGACGCTGCTCACGTATGCACGACTTACCGCGGCCATCACGATTCCGCTGACGGGTGTATTGGTGACATTCTCCGAACCCCTTATTGAGGTCTTATTCCAACGTGGGGCGTTTACGGCTGTCCATACCCACCAGGCGGCATGGGTTCAATCCCTCGCGCTCTTGCAGCTCGTTCCATTCGCCTTGGGTATTCTTGCCGTGCGGTTGCTCTCGTCTCTCAAGGCCAACCACATCTTGATGTGGAGTTCGGCCATCAGCCTGGTCCTCTCGATTGTTTTAAACTACGTCTTTATGCAACTCCTCGGTGTCGCCGGGATTGCGCTGGCGACGAGTCTGATGTACCTCGTCTCGATGTGTTTTCTCTATATCATGGTGTTTCGACAACTCCGGTTGGAGAGTGCCGGGGTTTCCCCCTACCGTGCCTCCTAA
- a CDS encoding glycosyltransferase family 4 protein, which produces MRITLVISTFTAGGAERVMTLMANYWAERGDDVTVITISAQSNDWYQLHPRVTRVGLDVLSHSAHLGQAIRDNVRRIVRLRRALRRTHPHVIVSFLGTTNVLTLIASFGLGTPVVVSERNDPREYSIGLAWSLMRSAIYRHADAVVVQSYAIRDWVLKLPGIKATYVIPNPIRPRGIESEQTSRPHTSTHAIVAMGRLVEQKGFDLLVEAFSRCATKHADWSLVILGEGPQRSRLESVASDLGIGDRVHLIGQVREPDTILKGADLFVLSSRYEGFPNALVEAMACELPVVSTDCSSGGPRDIIRDGIDGILVPPKDVAALAVAMDRLMADHKERQRLGKRAVEVVERFSMNRVMKLWDDLLTGVASPSHV; this is translated from the coding sequence ATGCGCATCACACTGGTCATTTCGACATTCACGGCTGGAGGAGCGGAGCGGGTGATGACCCTTATGGCCAACTATTGGGCGGAGAGGGGAGATGACGTGACCGTCATCACCATCAGCGCGCAATCTAACGATTGGTATCAGCTTCATCCTCGTGTCACACGGGTGGGGTTAGACGTCTTATCTCACTCGGCACATCTTGGCCAAGCAATACGTGATAACGTTCGGCGAATCGTACGGCTGCGCCGGGCATTACGTCGGACACACCCTCACGTGATCGTCAGTTTTCTCGGTACAACCAATGTGCTTACGCTCATCGCGAGTTTTGGCCTTGGCACTCCCGTTGTCGTCTCCGAGCGCAATGATCCCCGTGAATATAGTATCGGCTTGGCGTGGAGTCTCATGCGGTCCGCAATCTATCGGCATGCTGATGCGGTCGTGGTGCAATCATACGCGATACGCGATTGGGTCTTGAAGCTCCCGGGAATAAAGGCCACCTACGTTATTCCAAACCCGATTCGTCCAAGAGGCATTGAATCCGAGCAAACTTCGAGACCCCACACTTCCACTCATGCCATCGTCGCCATGGGGCGGTTGGTTGAGCAAAAGGGATTCGATCTCCTGGTTGAGGCGTTTAGCCGATGTGCCACGAAGCATGCTGATTGGTCGTTGGTGATTCTCGGTGAAGGTCCACAGCGTTCCAGGTTGGAGTCCGTGGCCTCTGATTTGGGGATTGGAGACCGGGTCCATTTAATTGGGCAGGTTCGGGAGCCTGACACCATTCTGAAAGGAGCCGACCTCTTCGTCTTATCGTCTCGGTATGAAGGGTTTCCAAATGCATTGGTCGAGGCGATGGCCTGTGAGCTTCCGGTCGTAAGCACCGACTGTTCCAGCGGTGGACCGCGCGACATCATCCGCGATGGGATCGATGGCATACTGGTTCCCCCGAAGGATGTGGCGGCCTTAGCCGTTGCCATGGACCGGTTGATGGCGGACCACAAGGAACGCCAGCGGCTTGGAAAGCGAGCAGTGGAGGTCGTCGAGCGCTTCAGTATGAACAGAGTGATGAAGTTATGGGACGATCTACTGACTGGTGTCGCAAGCCCCTCTCATGTGTGA
- a CDS encoding glycosyltransferase → MNILFLVRSLDYGGAERQLVILARELHQRGHKVSVAVFYPGGPLESYLKDASVRIISLEKRGRWDVVGFLVRLIRTVRSERPDVLHAYIVDLMTVFVQPFLRSMKIVWSIRSSNMDYSRYDWLCGASYALSCWFSKSADLIISNSYAGRQDHIADGYPADRTVVISNGIDINRFFPNVEARERMRIQWGVGKDEVVIGLVGRLDPQKDHETFLQAAVLLRQEKTQVRFVCVGDGRSDYRTALQDRAQRLGLSDCVMWVGGQSEMPHIYNALDVLVNSSSYGEGFANVLGEAMACGVPCVATDVGDSGLVIGDTGHLVPPKDPAALKTAILRVLARQPVAAEIRRRIVEHFSVENLVHTTERTLLTLWHLPTSQSITSQEHAPVDGQCKTFKVM, encoded by the coding sequence ATGAACATTCTTTTTCTTGTCCGTTCTCTAGACTACGGCGGAGCGGAACGGCAGCTGGTTATTTTGGCTCGTGAACTTCATCAACGCGGACATAAAGTCTCTGTTGCTGTGTTCTATCCTGGCGGCCCGCTGGAATCATATCTGAAGGACGCCTCGGTCCGGATCATTTCCCTGGAGAAGCGAGGACGATGGGATGTCGTGGGGTTTCTCGTACGACTGATCAGGACGGTGCGCTCAGAACGGCCGGACGTGTTGCACGCTTATATTGTCGACCTCATGACCGTATTCGTGCAACCGTTTCTGCGCTCGATGAAGATTGTCTGGAGCATTCGCAGTTCCAACATGGACTACAGCCGCTACGATTGGCTGTGTGGCGCGAGTTATGCCCTGAGTTGCTGGTTCTCCAAGTCTGCAGATCTGATCATTTCGAATTCGTATGCCGGCCGTCAAGACCACATCGCAGACGGCTATCCGGCCGACAGAACTGTTGTGATTTCAAACGGCATCGATATCAACCGGTTCTTCCCAAACGTGGAAGCGCGCGAGCGGATGCGGATACAGTGGGGAGTAGGAAAGGACGAAGTCGTGATTGGTCTTGTGGGCCGACTGGATCCGCAGAAAGATCACGAGACATTCCTACAAGCCGCGGTGCTATTGCGACAAGAAAAGACTCAGGTGCGTTTTGTATGTGTGGGAGACGGTCGGTCCGACTACAGAACTGCGCTCCAAGACCGTGCACAAAGGCTGGGGTTATCCGACTGCGTGATGTGGGTTGGTGGGCAATCGGAGATGCCTCATATCTACAACGCACTTGACGTACTGGTGAATTCCTCCTCGTACGGGGAGGGGTTTGCGAACGTGCTTGGTGAGGCCATGGCCTGCGGAGTCCCCTGTGTGGCGACTGATGTGGGGGATTCAGGTCTGGTGATCGGAGATACAGGGCACCTGGTACCGCCCAAGGATCCGGCTGCACTCAAAACTGCCATACTCCGAGTCTTAGCTCGCCAGCCGGTTGCAGCAGAAATTCGCCGACGCATTGTTGAGCACTTTTCGGTAGAGAATCTTGTTCATACGACTGAGCGGACGCTCTTGACACTGTGGCATCTGCCGACCAGCCAGTCCATCACGTCACAAGAGCATGCTCCTGTTGATGGCCAATGCAAAACGTTCAAAGTAATGTGA